In one Polaribacter sp. ALD11 genomic region, the following are encoded:
- a CDS encoding glycosyltransferase family 2 protein: protein MTKISAIIPTLNEEIHIREAIESVGFADEIIVIDSFSTDKTLEIAEKMNVKIIKRKFDDFSSQKNYAIAHAKHDWIYILDADERVTSELEKEILEAVKNPKDFVGFYLGRNFYFAGKKIKYSGWQRDRVIRLFLKEFCEYNGNPVHETIKTHGSLGFLKNKINHYSYRNYDHYISKINQYAWLQAEDLYKKGKKVNGYHILIKPPVRFFVHYIVRLGFLDGFEGFMIAKTQAFAVLSRYLKLWLLKNNLK from the coding sequence ATGACTAAAATATCGGCAATAATACCAACATTAAATGAAGAAATTCATATAAGAGAAGCGATCGAATCTGTGGGTTTTGCAGATGAAATTATTGTGATAGATTCTTTTAGTACAGACAAAACGTTGGAAATAGCAGAAAAAATGAATGTAAAAATCATCAAGCGTAAGTTTGATGATTTTTCTTCTCAGAAAAACTATGCTATAGCGCATGCAAAACATGATTGGATTTATATTTTAGATGCAGATGAAAGAGTTACATCAGAATTAGAAAAAGAAATTTTAGAAGCGGTTAAAAACCCGAAAGATTTTGTAGGTTTTTATCTTGGGAGAAACTTTTATTTTGCTGGTAAAAAAATTAAATATAGTGGTTGGCAAAGAGATAGAGTAATTCGTCTATTTCTAAAAGAATTTTGTGAATACAATGGCAACCCGGTTCATGAGACTATAAAGACACATGGTAGTTTAGGTTTTTTGAAAAATAAAATTAATCATTATTCTTATCGAAATTATGATCATTATATTTCTAAAATAAATCAATATGCTTGGTTACAAGCAGAAGATTTATACAAAAAAGGAAAAAAAGTAAACGGATACCATATTTTAATAAAACCACCAGTTCGTTTTTTTGTGCATTATATTGTTCGACTAGGGTTTTTAGACGGTTTTGAAGGTTTTATGATTGCTAAAACTCAGGCTTTTGCAGTTTTGTCTAGATATTTGAAACTTTGGTTACTTAAAAATAATTTGAAATGA